A genomic region of Trifolium pratense cultivar HEN17-A07 linkage group LG3, ARS_RC_1.1, whole genome shotgun sequence contains the following coding sequences:
- the LOC123914985 gene encoding uncharacterized protein LOC123914985, translating to MKSLFGAQECLEQNCDAQHFEKISKSTKSKEAWDILEGYHDGGTKVKKVKLQAFRRQYESMVMDEDQKVIIAIEYVKDTTTMKIEELQSALEAHEIKVLSRGSEKVNQQALQAQTNKKDDSSKNYKKKGKDKAKWLKDQSSRTDDKAESSKGGGFVKGKNKKKNFDKSKVKCYNCEKPGHFADECWYKKDQQEANVAEESDVKSVLMMATIGDESDKNEEWFLDSGLGQLVQRGFSVSMEDNALKLFDKMKNLILMCSLSNNRTYKCKISSVDMMCMSTTVIDEIEALWHKRYKHLNYRSLSDLNSKELVYGLPKFKTKKSICEICVKSKHRRKPFVAEMPKRASAVLQVIHSDICGPFEVVSLGGSKYFITFVDEYSRMIWLYTLKLKSEALEVLKKFKVLIEKESEKSIKILRTNGGGEYTLREFENFCINQGITHEVTAPYTP from the exons atgaaATCGTTATTTGGAGCTCAAGAGTGTCTTGAG CAAAATTGCGATGCACaacattttgaaaagatttcaaaatctACTAAGTCCAAAGAAGCTTGGGATATACTTGAGGGTTACCATGATGGTGGTACCAAGGTTAAAAAGGTGAAATTGCAGGCGTTTAGAAGGCAATACGAATCTATGGTGATGGACGAGGATCAAAAAGTAA TAATAGCTATAGAGTATGTGAAAGATACAACTACTATGAAAATTGAGGAATTGCAAAGTGCTCTGGAAGCACATGAGATCAAAGTACTTAGTAGAGGTTCAGAAAAGGTGAATCAACAAGCCCTGCAAGCtcaaaccaacaagaaagaTGATAGTAGCaagaattataaaaagaaagggaaagatAAAGCAAAGTGGCTTAAAGATCAGAGTTCAAGAACTGATGACAAAGCTGAATCTTCTAAAGGAGGAGGTTTTGTCAAAggtaaaaacaagaaaaagaactTTGATAAAAGCAAGGTGAAATGCTACAATTGTGAGAAGCCTGGTCATTTTGCAGATGAGTGTTGGTACAAGAAGGATCAACAAGAGGCTAATGTAGCAGAAGAAAGTGATGTCAAGTCAGTCTTGATGATGGCTACTATAGGAGATGAAAGTGATAAAAATGAAGAATGGTTTCTTGACTCAGG TTTAGGTCAATTGGTGCAAAGAGGGTTCTCTGTGAGCATGGAGGACAATGCACTGAAgctgtttgacaaaatgaagaACTTGATCTTGATGTGCAGCTTGTCAAACAACAGGACCTACAAGTGTAAAATCTCAAGTGTAGATATGATGTGCATGTCTACCACAGTGATTGATGAGATTGAAGCACTTTGGCACAAAAGGTATAAACACTTGAACTATAGAAGCCTcagtgatttaaattctaaggaATTGGTGTATGGTTTGCCTAAGTTCAAGACAAAGAAGTCTATATGTGAGATATGTGTGAAGAGTAAGCACAGAAGAAAACCTTTTGTAGCTGAGATGCCTAAAAGAGCTAGTGCTGTATTGCAAGTTATTCATAGTGACATCTGTGGTCCATTTGAAGTTGTTTCATTAGGGGGAAGCAAGTATTTCATtacatttgttgatgaatacAGTAGAATGATCTGGTTATACACTTTGAAGTTAAAAAGTGAAGCTTTAGAAGTGCTTAAGAAATTTAAAGtcttaattgaaaaagaaagtgaaaaaTCAATTAAGATCTTGAGAACTAATGGTGGTGGAGAGTATACCTTAAGAGAATTTGAGAACTTCTGTATAAATCAAGGCATCACACATGAAGTTACTGCTCCATATACACCATAG